GAGGAGAAGGTAGCATATAGCGTGCTAATGAATTGTGGGCCGCGGGAAAAGAGTGGTCGTTCCATTATTTCTTATAGAATTTGTTATTGCGCTAACACGATTCTACTCAAGCCGTTCCATTTAGATATAGCATACATACGCCTAAATATGTCATTTTGTGTAAGTTTCGCtagttacattaaatttaaaaagtctgTCAAATAGTGAAATAGATGAAGTGAGCCCGAAGGACcagaattattaaatttattatggactttttaaaatagtgaTCATATCAGGTTGTTGTTATTTAGGTAATAGCAAAGGTACCTaaactgtttgttttgttctttaactgtattatttggcaatatttcatttcattcaataaacaGTGTTAGGCTACCCGCCTTATCAAGAAACTACCGGTTTCGTCTCATCCAAGACACTACCCTCTGAAGAGGATCGGCAAGCCATCACGGAGCTGTTCAACAGGAAGCAGGCATTGATGGTGGAACTCCAGCACTACGAAGCTAATGCAGCCAGTGGCTCCACCAGTTTGGAGGTTGCGGAGAGGCCCGCAACCTCCATGCCGACTAACACAAGGTTGCAAGTTGCCGTCACAGCGTCACCAGAAGAGGTAAGATTTGAAGATGTCTCCGAATAGAGGAGTAATATTTTGGTCTTGACTGGCGACTAGCATTAGCTAGCTCTCAAAGTTTTTGAATATGCAATGGAATCCCGGGAATAACGGGCTTGCGAACCAAGAATTGCTCTTACAAGTCTAATCCTTACATTGTAAAAAGAAGTCCCGTTGTCGGTTCTATCTGTCTATAAAACACTTTGtctataaactcaaaactacttttgtggatttttgtacggtttttaccaatagatagatagtgtgattccagagtaaggtgaaagaaagaaagaaagaaagaaaatgctTTATTCGGAAAAACAAAACCTGCActtttggtgtataatttattatgatttcaccagagcgaagccgggacgggccactatATTATGTACACATCATGCTTCTAACAACCTTCCTTTGAAACCAGGGTTGTTTAGAACTAGCAATAGCGACTAACAACGAGACCATAGTCCGCGCTGCGCTTGTCCTGGCTGAGGGTATGTTCGAGACTGGTGAGACTTTGGCGCGGCACCCGGCGCCTGCGCAGCTGCGGTCGTTGCTGCACGCGCCGCTCAGACCTCCGAGGGATGTGCCCGTTGATGTGCATATCAAGGTGTGTGTGACGTTATCCAgagattatttataaaagtaaaaaggcGACGATTACTTTCGTATATATCAATGGTAATTTGTACATTACGAATACTATCAAAAAACCACTGGATTATTAGCAGAATCAATTCCCTTTTGGGTGTTGAATCAATTGCaggacaaaaaattaagtgttttttcttatttactttttgatGATATTCTGATAGTTCGTCGATCGTCAACCTCCGTGTCCTTAATAGTCATCTCGccggtcccgggttcgatccccgacatggaaaattaactttttcagattgacccgggtcttggatgtttatttatatatgtatatgttataaaatatcttgaacttactttggggccaactcaatctgtgtgatttttccatacatatttatttatttagttaaaaaatctTAGTAGTCTCTTTCCAGGCTCTTGTTGGTTATGCAGACAGCGAGCAGTTCCACATTTTCGAGCTCACAAAGCAACTACCAAGGTTTTCAATGTACACTTTAGCACCCAAGACTATAACAAGCACTAAACATGGCAGCCATGTCACTTTCCGGATTACAGAGAGAGTTCAGAGAATCTGTATGTGGATCAATCAGAATTTCATTCTCGAAGAGGATGTGGAACTGGAATCTGAGGATGCGAAGGAGCTTCATGTTAACTTCATATGTTTGAGGGATCGATCAAGGCTGGAAATGGGCTTCAAGGCTGATGGACAGGTCAAGATTAATACTACAGACATTCGGCTGGCTGGAGACTTAGTGCAAAGTCTAGctgttttcttaaatttagcAGATTTACAGGTAATTCATATTTAGAAGTATTGATACCTTATCCATATTGATTGCTGAGGATCAGTCTTTGGTAAATTGGAGAAATTAaaagaacaataaattaaaaaagataaatttaaaagttattgtgCACACACACTGGTGTATCACACATGTGACTTGGAGATATGAGTAAAGAAACTGAAGAAGCTAAgtaatgtacttaaataatttatttttactcttcttacacaaattaaacttaaaatctaTAGAGAATGATCACTGACCATAAAGTTCTACAAAGCCAACACACTTCAATGGGTTAAAAAagaacatattattatgtggTGGTTCTCGCTGGCTTACAGCCTTCACTACTTCCTGTCCGATGACACCTCCAACCACTGCTGCTGCACCGGAAACTGTGCCAAAAACATCTGACAACAATGCATCACTCACAAAACCTGCAGGCAATGATAACTCCTTGACCAGCTCATCTCTCATTTTTAGGAGAATTTCAGTGTCAGCTTTCCTCTTAGCCGGATCAGGATTACGATTATACTCATCTCTGAAACGAAGAAGTATTTTCATCACAAAGTATGAGGGGTCTCCACGGCGCAATCTTGAACGTAATTCTGGTTTTGACCAATCTGCAGACAAGGCATTTTGCAGGGGTACATAAATGGCTCTGCGCTTCACAGTAATAGTGACAGTTTCTCTAGCACTCTTTTCATTGTCATCGGGTCCGCGTTTTGCAGCTTTGTGCTGCACTATCTCCTCTGAGTACTCATGGTCCACCAGATCCGCAAACATATACCCGAACATGCCCCAAACGTCACCACACAGGAATTTCTTGTTACTGTCACGGCAGACATTGTTGATTCGCTCCAACTGTTCTTGTTTCAATCCAGTCGCACATACTATATCGAAACACGTAAAATACGTGTCTGGCAATTCATCTACGGCTTTGGTTTCCGCAGATACATCTACCATGGGGTTCAACGCCCTTGCTCTTTGTAATGATGCTTCAGCTCTATTTTCACCTACCTTGTCAGGCGGCGCGAGAAATTGTGAATATAAATCGATTTCTTTAAGCTTTTCGTTATCAAGTAAACAGACACTCTTCACTCCagacaatataatattctttgcAGTCTCTGCACCGAGACCGGTCAAACCAATGATCAATACTTTAGAAGCACGTAGACGCTTCTGAGATTCGAGACCCCAAAGTCGAATTTGACGATCATATTGCTCCGCTTCGGCTTCAGAGAGCTCGATTTCGTTATTTTCCACCATTctaggaaattatttttacaatacacTTTCAACGCTTCCACAAGACAGTTTTTGACAGCAGGCACGCCGGTCGGGTCGGTAACGAATGACGCGACGCCATATTGGAAATTTTCAATAGTGATGTGACAATGAAGATCGATTACGATAGGAACcggtttgatttttttatgtcgtTACACGATGAAGCagaacatttttctttaaGTTCTTGTTCATTTTTGTGCAGAAAATGGTCGGGAATaccttgtatttatttattttattatgaaaaaaaattatgttttaaatacctattcttagttaattttataaagtactagcttcgcccccatgggaatttcgggataaaaagtatttttgttattacctacaggttatattctacccgtgtacccatggaattagtacgaagtacttactaaatccatgcgtacgtaccaaattttatatacagtagattttgtgtgaaagagtatcTAACattcctcacaaactttcgcatttatattaataagatttcattttataaaactcgcgggaatttta
This genomic interval from Plodia interpunctella isolate USDA-ARS_2022_Savannah chromosome 18, ilPloInte3.2, whole genome shotgun sequence contains the following:
- the Aos1 gene encoding SUMO-activating enzyme subunit 1 encodes the protein MVENNEIELSEAEAEQYDRQIRLWGLESQKRLRASKVLIIGLTGLGAETAKNIILSGVKSVCLLDNEKLKEIDLYSQFLAPPDKVGENRAEASLQRARALNPMVDVSAETKAVDELPDTYFTCFDIVCATGLKQEQLERINNVCRDSNKKFLCGDVWGMFGYMFADLVDHEYSEEIVQHKAAKRGPDDNEKSARETVTITVKRRAIYVPLQNALSADWSKPELRSRLRRGDPSYFVMKILLRFRDEYNRNPDPAKRKADTEILLKMRDELVKELSLPAGFVSDALLSDVFGTVSGAAAVVGGVIGQEVVKAVSQREPPHNNMFFFNPLKCVGFVELYGQ